A genome region from Lucilia cuprina isolate Lc7/37 chromosome 3, ASM2204524v1, whole genome shotgun sequence includes the following:
- the LOC111675262 gene encoding DNA-directed RNA polymerase II subunit RPB1, whose amino-acid sequence MATNDSKAPIRQVKRVQFGILSPDEIRRMSVTEGGVQFAETMEGGRPKLGGLMDPRQGVIDRTSRCQTCAGNMTECPGHFGHIDLSKPVFHIGFITKTIKILRCVCFYCSKMLVSPHNPKIKEIVMKTKGQPRKRLAYVYDLCKGKKICEGGEDMDMTKDGQPADPNKKPGHGGCGHYQPSIRRTGLDLTAEWKHVNEDSQEKKMAITAERVWEILKHITDEECFIMGMDPKYARPDWMIITVLPVPPLAVRPAVVMFGAAKNQDDLTHKLSDIIKANNELRKNEGTGAAAHVIMENIKMLQFHVATLVDNDMPGMPRAMQKSGKPLKAIKSRLKGKEGRIRGNLMGKRVDFSARTVITPDPNLRIDQVGVPRSIAQNLTFPELVTPFNIDRMQELVRRGNSQYPGAKYIVRDNGERIDLRFHPKPSDLHLQCGYKVERHLRDDDLVIFNRQPTLHKMSMMGHRVKVLPWSTFRMNLSCTSPYNADFDGDEMNLHVPQSMETRAEVENIHVTPRQIITPQANKPVMGIVQDTLTAVRKMTKRDVFITREQVMNLLMFLPTWDGKMPQPCILKPKPLWTGKQIFTLIIPGNVNMIRTHSTHPDDEDDGPYKWISPGDTKVMVEHGELIMGILCKKTLGTSAGSLLHIVFLELGHEIAGRFYGNIQTVINNWLLLEGHSIGIGDTIADPQTYNEIQMAIKKAKDDVINVIQKAHNMELEPTPGNTLRQTFENQVNRILNDARDKTGGSAKKSLTEYNNLKAMVVSGSKGSNINISQVIACVGQQNVEGKRIPYGFRKRTLPHFIKDDYGPESRGFVENSYLAGLTPSEFYFHAMGGREGLIDTAVKTAETGYIQRRLIKAMESVMVNYDGTVRNSVGQLIQLRYGEDGLAGETVEFQNLPTVKLSNKSFEKRFKFDWSNERYMRKVFTDEVIKELSESGNALPQLEVEWEQLCRDREALREIFPNGDSKVVLPCNLQRMIWNVQKIFHINKRMPTDLSPLRVINGVRDLLQRCVIVVGNDHLSKQANENATLLFQCLVRSTLCTKYVAEEFRLSTEAFEWLIGEIETRFQQAQANPGEMVGALAAQSLGEPATQMTLNTFHFAGVSSKNVTLGVPRLKEIINISKKPKAPSLTVFLTGGAARDAEKAKNVLCRLEHTTLRKVTANTAIYYDPDPQRTVIAEDQEFVNVYYEMPDFDPTRISPWLLRIELDRKRMTDKKLTMEQIAEKINAGFGDDLNCIFNDDNADKLVLRIRIMNNEENKFQDEEEAVDKMEDDMFLRCIEANMLSDMTLQGIEAIGKVYMHLPQTDSKKRIIITETGEFKAIGEWLLETDGTSMMKVLSERDVDPVRTSSNDICEIFQVLGIEAVRKSVEKEMNAVLQFYGLYVNYRHLALLCDVMTAKGHLMAITRHGINRQDTGALMRCSFEETVDVLLDASAHAETDPMRGVSENIIMGQLPKMGTGCFDLLLDAEKCRYGIEIANTLGSSMLGGSGMFFGAVATPSMSPPRTPWIQCGTPKYLSPSGQMSGMTPGGPSFSPSAASEASGMSPIWSPAHPGSSPSSPGPAMSPFLSPSPNVSPPSYSPTSLNYTASSPGGASPSYSPLSPSYSPTSPVYASSSPRYSSTTPIFNPQSTGYLPSTSGYSPSSPVYSPTSNLQSSSPSYAGSGSNMYSPASAYSPTSSNYSPNSPSYSPTSPSYSPSSPSYSPSSPCYSPTSPSYSPSSPTYTPVTPSYSPSSPNCSSSPHYSPASPAYSQTGVKYSPTSPKYSPPSPSYDGSPGSPQYTPGSPQYSPASPKYSPTSPLYSPASPQHSPANQYSPTGSSYSATSPRYSPNMSIYSPSSTKYSPSSPPTYTPTRNYSPASPMYSPTAPSHGYSPTSPAYSPSSPTYEESDD is encoded by the exons ATGGCTACTAATGATTCCAAAGCGCCTATAAGGCAAGTAAAACGTGTGCAATTCGGTATATTGTCTCCGGATGAAATT CGACGTATGTCAGTCACAGAAGGCGGTGTACAGTTTGCCGAAACCATGGAAGGTGGCCGTCCCAAATTAGGTGGTCTTATGGATCCCCGTCAAGGTGTCATAGATCGTACCTCACGTTGCCAAACCTGTGCTGGCAATATGACAGAATGTCCCGGCCATTTCGGCCACATTGACTTGTCTAAACCTGTATTTCATATtggttttataacaaaaaccatCAAGATTTTAAGATGTGTTTGCTTTTATTGTTCCAAAATGTTGGTATCACCTCATAATCCTAAAATCAAAGAAATTGTTATGAAAACAAAAGGACAACCGCGTAAACGTCTGGCTTATGTTTATGATTTGTGTAAAGGTAAAAAGATTTGCGAAGGTGGTGAAGATATGGATATGACAAAAGATGGACAACCGGCTGATCCGAATAAAAAACCTGGTCATGGTGGTTGCGGTCATTATCAGCCATCGATTAGAAGAACTGGTTTAGATTTGACAGCCGAATGGAAACATGTTAATGAAGATTCACAG gagAAAAAAATGGCCATAACAGCTGAACGAGTTTGGGAAATTCTAAAACACATTACCGACGAAGAGTGCTTCATTATGGGTATGGATCCCAAATATGCACGTCCCGATTGGATGATTATCACTGTATTACCCGTTCCACCCTTGGCTGTACGTCCTGCCGTTGTGATGTTTGGTGCCGCCAAGAATCAGGATGATTTAACGCACAAACTTTCCGATATCATTAAGGCTAACAATGAATTACGTAAAAACGAAGGCACCGGTGCTGCAGCTCATGTtattatggaaaatataaaaatgttacaatttcATGTAGCCACACTTGTAGACAATGACATGCCCGGTATGCCAAGAGCTATGCAAAAGTCCGGCAAACCCCTAAAAGCCATTAAATCACGTCTAAAGGGTAAAGAAGGTCGTATTCGTGGTAATTTGATGGGAAAACGTGTAGATTTCTCAGCACGTACTGTCATTACACCCGATCCCAATTTACGTATTGATCAGGTCGGTGTACCACGATCCATTGCACAGAATTTAACTTTTCCCGAATTGGTAACACCTTTTAACATAGATCGTATGCAGGAATTAGTAAGACGTGGTAATTCACAATATCCTGGCGCTAAATATATTGTACGTGACAATGGTGAACGTATTGATTTGCGTTTCCATCCCAAACCTTCTGATTTACATTTACAATGTGGCTATAAAGTAGAACGGCATTTACGTGATGATGATTTAGTTATTTTCAATCGTCAGCCCACTTTGCATAAAATGAGTATGATGGGTCATCGTGTTAAGGTTTTGCCATGGTCAACATTCCGTATGAACTTGTCGTGTACCTCACCGTATAACGCTGATTTTGACGGTGATGAAATGAATTTGCACGTTCCCCAATCGATGGAGACGAGAGCTGAGGTGGAGAATATTCACGTTACTCCACGTCAGATTATTACACCACAG GCTAACAAACCCGTCATGGGTATTGTGCAGGATACACTGACAGCCGTACGTAAAATGACAAAACGTGATGTCTTCATTACACGCGAACAGGTCATGAACTTACTTATGTTCTTGCCCACTTGGGATGGTAAAATGCCACAACCGTGTATTTTAAAACCCAAACCTCTATGGACCGGTAAACAAATCTTCACCCTTATCATTCCTGGCAACGTAAACATGATACGTACTCACTCTACACATCCGGACGATGAAGATGATGGTCCGTATAAATGGATTTCACCCGGTGACACAAAAGTCATGGTAGAACATGGTGAATTGATTATGGGTATTCTGTGTAAGAAAACCCTGGGTACATCAGCTGGTTCTCTGTTGCATATTGTCTTTTTGGAATTGGGTCATGAGATTGCTGGACGtttttatggtaatattcagaCTGTCATTAATAATTGGTTGCTGTTGGAGGGTCACAGTATCGGTATTGGTGATACAATTGCCGATCCTCAGACTTATAATGAAATTCAGATGGCCATTAAGAAAGCCAAAGACGATGTCATCAACGTTATTCAAAAGGCTCACAACATGGAATTGGAACCTACACCCGGTAATACATTGCGTCAGACTTTCGAGAATCAAGTAAATCGTATTTTGAACGATGCTCGTGACAAAACTGGTGGTTCCGCTAAGAAATCTCTTACTGAATACAACAATCTAAAGGCTATGGTGGTGTCTGGCTCTAAGGGTTCCAACATTAATATTTCCCAGGTTATTGCTTGTGTAGGGCAACAGAACGTCGAAGGTAAACGTATACCTTATGGTTTTCGCAAGCGTACTTTGCCACATTTCATTAAAGACGATTACGGTCCTGAATCTAGAGGTTTCGTCGAAAATTCATATCTAGCCGGTTTGACTCCATCCGAATTCTATTTCCACGCTATGGGTGGTCGTGAAGGTCTTATTGATACAGCTGTAAAAACTGCTGAAACTGGTTATATCCAGCGTCGTCTTATAAAGGCTATGGAATCTGTAATGGTTAATTATGATGGTACTGTGCGTAATTCTGTGGGTCAACTTATTCAGTTGCGTTACGGTGAGGACGGTTTGGCAGGTGAAACGGTAGAGTTTCAGAATCTTCCTACTGTTAAGTTGTCGAATAAGTCTTTCGAAAAACGTTTCAAATTCGACTGGTCCAATGAGCGCTACATGCGCAAAGTCTTTACAGATGAGGTTATTAAGGAGCTGAGTGAAAGTGGCAATGCTTTACCTCAACTAGAGGTGGAATGGGAACAATTGTGTCGTGATCGTGAGgctttaagagaaattttccctAATGGTGATTCCAAAGTTGTATTGCCTTGCAATTTACAAAGAATGATTTGGAATGTACAAAAGATTTTCCATATCAATAAAAGAATGCCCACAGATTTGTCTCCGCTACGTGTTATTAATGGTGTGCGAGATCTTTTGCAACGCTGTGTTATTGTGGTGGGCAATGATCATTTGTCCAAACAGGCCAATGAAAACGCTACTTTATTGTTCCAGTGTTTGGTGCGTTCCACTTTGTGTACCAAATATGTAGCAGAAGAATTCCGTTTGTCCACTGAAGCTTTTGAGTGGTTGATTGGTGAAATTGAGACTAGATTTCAACAGGCTCAAGCTAATCCCGGTGAAATGGTGGGTGCCTTGGCTGCCCAGAGTTTGGGTGAGCCTGCCACACAGATGACACTGAACACTTTCCATTTTGCTGGTGTATCCTCAAAGAACGTAACCCTCGGTGTACCACGTCTTAAGGAAATTATCAATATTTCCAAGAAACCTAAAGCTCCCTCTCTAACGGTGTTCTTGACGGGTGGTGCTGCCCGTGATGCTGAAAAGGCTAAGAATGTTTTATGTCGTTTGGAACATACTACTCTACGTAAGGTTACAGCCAATACCGCTATCTACTATGATCCTGATCCTCAACGTACTGTTATAGCAGAGGATCAAGAATTCGTTAATGTTTACTATGAAATGCCTGATTTTGATCCCACACGCATTTCACCCTGGTTGCTGCGTATTGAACTCGATCGCAAGAGAATGACAGATAAGAAATTAACTATGGAACAGATTGCTGAAAAGATCAACGCCGGTTTTGGTGATGATCTTAATTGTATTTTCAATGATGACAACGCCGACAAATTGGTCTTGCGTATACGTATCATGAACAATGAGGAAAACAAATTCCAAGATGAAGAGGAAGCAGTAGACAAAATGGAAGATGATATGTTCTTACGTTGTATCGAAGCTAATATGTTGTCCGACATGACACTGCAGGGCATAGAAGCCATTGGCAAAGTGTACATGCATTTGCCACAAACGGACAGTAAGAAACGTATTATCATCACAGAGACGGGAGAATTTAAGGCTATCGGAGAATGGTTGCTGGAAACTGATGGTACCTCTATGATGAAGGTACTCTCTGAACGTGATGTTGATCCCGTACGTACTTCATCCAATGATATTTGTGAAATTTTCCAAGTACTTGGCATTGAAGCTGTGCGTAAGTCCGTGGAAAAGGAAATGAACGCTGTGCTACAGTTTTACGGTTTGTATGTAAACTATCGTCATTTGGCCTTGTTGTGTGACGTAATGACAGCCAAGGGTCATTTGATGGCCATCACACGTCACGGTATCAATAGACAGGATACTGGTGCTCTTATGAGATGTTCCTTTGAAGAAACTGTGGATGTGTTGTTGGATGCGTCGGCTCATGCTGAAACAGATCCTATGAGAGGTGTATCCGAGAATATTATTATGGGTCAATTGCCGAAAATGGGAACAG GTTGTTTCGATTTGTTGCTGGACGCTGAGAAGTGTCGTTATGGTATTGAAATTGCCAATACTTTGGGATCTAGTATGTTGGGCGGTTCGGGTATGTTCTTTGGAGCTGTTGCCACACCCAGTATGTCACCACCACGTACGCCCTGGATTCAATGTGGTACTCCCAAATATTTGTCGCCTTCTGGACAAA TGAGTGGCATGACTCCCGGAGGACCCAGCTTTTCACCCTCCGCAGCTTCAGAAGCCTCGGGAATGTCTCCCATATGGTCACCAGCCCATCCTGGTTCATCACCCTCCTCTCCGGGACCGGCTATGTCACCCTTCTTATCGCCCTCACCCAATGTATCACCACCATCGTACTCGCCCACAAGTCTCAACTATACAGCATCATCACCCGGCGGAGCATCACCCAGTTACTCACCACTCAGTCCGAGCTATTCGCCTACCAGTCCAGTTTATGCCTCCAGTTCGCCCAGATACTCTTCGACTACACCCATTTTCAATCCACAATCAACCGGTTATCTACCCTCAACCAGTGGTTACTCACCATCATCACCGGTCTATTCTCCAACATCGAATTTACAATCGTCCAGTCCTTCATATGCTGGCAGTGGTTCGAATATGTATTCACCAGCGAGTGCTTATTCTCCGACTTCTTCAAATTATTCACCAAATTCTCCTTCGTATTCGCCAACTTCTCCCTCGTATTCGCCTTCAAGTCCTTCGTATTCTCCTTCATCGCCCTGCTACTCACCCACATCACCCTCTTATTCACCCTCATCGCCTACTTATACACCAGTAACGCCTTCATATTCACCCTCTTCACCCAACTGTTCGTCTTCTCCACACTATTCACCAGCCTCGCCGGCTTATTCCCAAACAGGGGTGAAATATTCACCAACATCACCGAAATATTCACCACCTTCTCCTTCGTACGATGGTTCACCGGGTTCACCGCAATATACACCCGGCTCACCACAATATTCACCAGCTTCACCCAAATATTCTCCTACTTCTCCTTTGTATTCACCGGCTTCACCGCAACATTCGCCAGCCAATCAATACAGTCCAACAGGTTCCAGTTATTCGGCCACTTCTCCCCGTTACTCGCCCAACATGTCCATTTATTCGCCGAGCAGCACAAAATATTCGCCCTCGTCTCCTCCTACCTACACACCAACACGTAATTACTCTCCAGCTTCACCCATGTACTCGCCCACAGCTCCTTCTCACGGTTATTCACCAACTAGTCCGGCCTACTCGCCCAGTAGTCCTACCTATGAGGAAAGTGATGATTAA
- the LOC111675260 gene encoding uncharacterized protein DDB_G0271670-like: MKVLNLIFFASLVGSSWCGIILHNIRDGLHSKLYGHGLHGENYQNSPIININNQQQVVQQSAVGVPHVPSGPRGDYGSLPSTHENQYLYGTNFKAGSTKYSHHGYNPQSHSYGSHHMGGGDGGFRGESASGISSHQMMKQESYKHREGPKFGYHHDTNIFGNAQGFNSNNVPIYSSSSSSASSSSSSSLGGSSSSASSSSSSTSAVGSGGVFRPWRRRS, from the exons atgaaagtg ttaaacttaatatttttcgcCTCGCTTGTGGGTTCTTCGTGGTGTGGCataattttacataatattcGAGATGGACTTCACTCCAAACTTTATGGTCATGGTTTGCATGGTGAGAATTATCAAAATTCACCAATTATCAATATAAATAATCAACAGCAAGTGGTGCAACAGTCAGCTGTTGGTGTTCCACATGTACCATCGGGTCCTCGCGGAGATTATGGTTCATTGCCATCTACGCATGAAAATCAGTATTTATATGGTACAAACTTTAAAGCTGGTAGTACAAAATATAGTCATCATGGCTATAATCCCCAATCACATTCGTATGGCAGCCATCATATGGGCGGTGGTGATGGAGGTTTTCGTGGTGAATCAGCTAGTGGCATTTCATCACATCAAATGATGAAACAGGAAAGTTATAAGCATCGTGAGGGTCCAAAGTTCGGTTATCATCATGATACAAATATATTTGGTAATGCTCAAGGTTTCAACAGCAATAATGTACCCATATACTCTTCCTCAAGTTCATCTGCATCCTCATCAAGTTCGTCATCTCTAGGTGGATCTTCATCATCTGCTAGTAGTAGTTCAAGTAGTACTAGTGCTGTAGGAAGTGGCGGCGTTTTTAGACCATGGAGACGTCGTTCTTAG
- the LOC111675248 gene encoding nuclear speckle splicing regulatory protein 1 — MSKQYGLILPGQQKKQPTREVSREFTKPSIFDESSSESDENGPPQMQMKKAPIGPSLMEKRKAKNLQEKALAEDPTIFQYDELYDEMENKREEEKQVKSNEPKKARYITKLMETAERRKLENELRVERQVQKEREAEGEEFKDKEKFVTSAYRKKLEEMRKLEEQNKRDDYLEAIGDVTKQKDLDGFYRHLYEQKMGTSKEVKKPELKPEVTNAGDSDEEGVSYKPIKSGKPTQSRAYRKRQASDEEEETEKDTSIKEETEKKVHLTNNIDADSDFSIDDSSSSEDDSDNEGDSKKKKAKITKDFTTPEDSQISKTPSNSMALNLKSLKPEEQKDSQIEKPKKEEEKPLPIPSVEIAKENLPPPKPKRDKAEVWRKRTVGEVYVAAVQRYYERKAARNQA, encoded by the exons ATGTctaaaca ATATGGTCTGATACTTCCCGGCCAACAAAAGAAACAACCCACCCGTGAAGTATCGCGGGAGTTCACAAAAccctcaatttttgatgaaagcAGTTCGGAGTCTGATGAAAATGGACCGCCACAAATGCAAATGAAAAAGGCTCCCATTGGACCGAGTCTCATGGAAAAACGTAAAGCTAAGAATTTACAAGAAAAGGCCTTGGCAGAAGATCCCACCATTTTCCAATATGATGAACTATACGATGAAATGGAAAATAAGCGTGAAGAGGAAAAGCAAGTTAAAAGTAATGAACCCAAAAAGGCGCGATATATAACCAAACTTATGGAAACGGCGGAAAGACGCAAATTGGAAAATGAGCTGAGAGTCGAAAGACAAGTACAAAAAGAGCGTGAAGCTGAAGGAGAAGAATTTAAGGACAAAGAAAAGTTTGTTACCTCGGCTTATCGCAAGAAATTGGAAGAAATGCGCAAATTGGAGGAACAAAATAAACGAGATGACTATTTGGAGGCTATAGGTGATGTTACCAAACAAAAAGACTTAGATGGTTTCTATCGGCATCTGTATGAACAGAAAATGGGAACTTCGAAAGAAGTTAAAAAACCCGAGCTAAAACCAGAAGTAACAAATGCAGGAGATAGTGATGAGGAGGGAGTATCGTATAAACCAATTAAATCTGGCAAACCAACACAATCGAGAGCTTATCGCAAACGGCAAGCTTCCGATGAAGAAGAGGAAACTGAAAAGGATACTTCGATAAAAGAAGAAACAGAGAAAAAAGTACATTTAACCAATAATATAGATGCTGATTCTGATTTTAGCATAGATGACTCCTCCTCCTCCGAAGACGATAGTGATAATGAGGGTgattctaaaaagaaaaaagctaaaattacTAAAGATTTTACAACTCCAGAAGATTCGCAAATATCTAAAACTCCCTCCAATTCTATGGCTCTTAATTTGAAATCCCTTAAGCCGGAAGAACAAAAAGATAGTCAAattgaaaaacctaaaaaagaagaagagaaGCCGTTACCCATTCCTTCGGTGGAAATAGCTAAGGAAAATCTACCACCACCGAAACCTAAACGTGATAAAGCTGAAGTTTGGCGTAAACGTACGGTGGGTGAGGTGTACGTTGCAGCGGTACAAAGGTATTATGAACGTAAAGCTGCCAGAAATCAagcatga